TTACCGTTGGCGACTCCATAGAAATGGGCGTGGAACTGAAGGAAAACGGCGAGGCTGCATCCATCAATATGGAAACGCTGCCCTACGACAAGTGGACAAAAGTGAACGACAGTACGGTTGTCATCCACGGCAAAAGCGTTTTTGAGGGACAGGAAACCGAACTCAACGACACTTTCAGCATAGACAAGGAGGGCAAGGAACTGAATCAGCACGATATGGATATCGTCTATAAGAAGAAATAACGCCCGATTTCGGGTTCAGCCGACAAGAGGATGAGGAGACAGAGAGACAAGCTGGCAGGTAGTTTATTTCTGTATGTTCAGGAGAAGAACAGGCAAATTACAGATGAAACTATCAGGAAAGGAAGAAACTTACTTGTCAGCTCGTTCACTTGGCTTCTTGTTTACTTATCCCAAACCGGGATAAACCGTGCCTACTGCACGGGAAACTGCTCGTAAATCTTCAAGCCAAATTCATTGGCATAAGCATATACGTGCTCGAGAATATCCGACACGATGCCTTCGTAAGACACCCATTCCTTGTTCAGGACAAAGAAATAAAGCTCCACGGGAATGCCGCTTTGCGTTGCTTCCTTCTGGCGAACCATTACCGTCATTTCCGAGTTCACTTCCTCGTGGGCACGGAGATAGCTTTCCAGATAGGTTCTGAAAAGCCCCATATTCACCACATCGCCCTCCATCCGCTCGGACTTCAGATAGCCTTTTTCAGCAAGATGCGCTTTCAGGGATTCGTCGGCTGCACG
The Prevotella sp. HUN102 genome window above contains:
- a CDS encoding lipocalin family protein, which encodes MKKILFACVAVGCLSAFVSCKNTDTKGSEEEAKKDTVSLVGKYTTFTVGDSIEMGVELKENGEAASINMETLPYDKWTKVNDSTVVIHGKSVFEGQETELNDTFSIDKEGKELNQHDMDIVYKKK